A region of Streptomyces halobius DNA encodes the following proteins:
- a CDS encoding DUF2752 domain-containing protein, with the protein MSGDRRWRTPCRPAWESRDRHRSLGRLAVAGLAAGGAMAVFGLPPVDLHGPLHHAGVMGPLCGGTRGVHAALLGHFGQAWRYNPLSVVLVVGAAAVVVREIVGRLGGRWLNLLVTRRRPLVVAGLVLLVALTVRQQAHADLLRIGPEPGTLGAPLLYAAAVPLVAVALAAALAVRRLARGRAGHG; encoded by the coding sequence ATGAGCGGGGACAGGCGGTGGCGGACGCCGTGCCGGCCGGCGTGGGAATCGCGTGACCGGCACCGGTCGCTGGGGCGACTGGCGGTCGCCGGCCTCGCGGCAGGCGGGGCGATGGCGGTCTTCGGGCTGCCACCGGTGGACCTGCACGGACCCTTGCACCACGCCGGAGTGATGGGACCGCTGTGCGGCGGCACCCGCGGGGTGCACGCGGCGCTGCTCGGTCACTTCGGCCAGGCGTGGCGCTACAACCCGCTCAGCGTCGTGCTCGTCGTCGGAGCCGCCGCGGTGGTGGTGCGCGAGATCGTCGGGCGCCTCGGCGGCCGGTGGCTGAACCTGCTGGTGACGCGCCGTCGGCCCCTGGTCGTGGCCGGGCTGGTCCTCCTGGTGGCACTGACCGTCCGACAGCAGGCACACGCCGACCTGCTACGCATCGGACCCGAACCGGGGACGCTGGGCGCACCGCTCCTCTACGCCGCCGCCGTGCCACTGGTGGCGGTAGCCCTGGCGGCGGCACTGGCGGTGCGGCGGCTCGCACGGGGACGTGCGGGGCACGGCTGA
- a CDS encoding DUF429 domain-containing protein, giving the protein MVTVLGVDACPAGWLAVGLHDGRFAEARVVTTLRSLLPGAAAGSVAVVAVDMPLGLLDTGWRRADTEAAALLGPLRGSVFRVPPRAVWQEEEYDDAGRRCRELTGAGLSRQTWGLAPKLREANACLAEPGGDRFFEVHPEVSFRALAGGTAPLPRKKSWAGQMVRRSLLAAAGIVLPDDLGDAGRTPPDDVLDAAAAAWTAHRIARGRARSLPDPPERDAGGCPVAIWY; this is encoded by the coding sequence ATGGTGACCGTGCTCGGCGTCGACGCGTGCCCGGCCGGATGGCTGGCGGTCGGGCTCCACGACGGCCGCTTCGCGGAGGCACGGGTCGTCACCACCCTGCGCTCCCTCCTGCCCGGAGCCGCGGCCGGCAGCGTCGCGGTCGTGGCCGTGGACATGCCGCTGGGGCTCCTCGACACCGGATGGCGGCGTGCGGACACGGAGGCGGCGGCTCTGCTGGGACCGCTGAGGGGCAGCGTCTTCCGGGTGCCGCCGCGCGCGGTGTGGCAGGAGGAGGAGTACGACGACGCGGGGCGCCGGTGCCGCGAACTGACCGGGGCCGGACTGAGCCGCCAGACCTGGGGGCTCGCGCCCAAACTCCGTGAGGCGAACGCCTGCTTGGCGGAGCCCGGGGGCGATCGGTTCTTCGAAGTGCACCCCGAAGTGTCGTTCCGGGCCCTGGCGGGCGGGACAGCGCCGCTTCCCCGCAAGAAGAGCTGGGCGGGGCAGATGGTACGGCGCTCGCTCCTCGCCGCGGCCGGAATCGTCCTCCCGGACGACCTGGGGGACGCGGGGCGCACCCCGCCGGACGACGTGCTGGACGCGGCCGCTGCCGCGTGGACGGCCCACCGCATCGCCCGCGGCCGTGCGCGCTCCCTCCCGGATCCGCCCGAGCGCGATGCGGGCGGGTGCCCGGTCGCGATCTGGTACTGA